Proteins encoded in a region of the Mycoplasma mobile 163K genome:
- the tsaE gene encoding tRNA (adenosine(37)-N6)-threonylcarbamoyltransferase complex ATPase subunit type 1 TsaE: MKFIIEDQKEIEKVAKFILSIFNDRPILLFGEIGTGKTTLVKAIGKELKIKELIKSPSFNKMNIYDNKIVHIDAYNLKESLDTFKDYFEDKIVIIEWADLIGDFFEDFVKVCFKIEENKRIIDVKYKSKGR, from the coding sequence ATGAAATTTATAATAGAAGATCAAAAAGAAATTGAAAAGGTTGCAAAATTTATTCTTTCTATTTTTAATGATAGACCAATATTATTATTTGGTGAAATTGGTACTGGAAAAACAACTTTAGTGAAAGCAATTGGAAAAGAACTTAAAATAAAGGAACTTATTAAAAGTCCTTCTTTTAACAAGATGAATATTTATGATAATAAAATTGTTCATATTGATGCTTATAATTTGAAAGAGTCTTTAGACACGTTTAAAGACTATTTTGAAGATAAAATAGTAATTATTGAATGAGCAGATCTAATTGGAGATTTTTTTGAAGATTTTGTCAAAGTATGTTTCAAAATTGAAGAAAATAAGCGAATAATTGATGTGAAATATAAAAGTAAAGGGAGGTAA
- a CDS encoding TrmH family RNA methyltransferase, whose amino-acid sequence MTNAKLKYLKKLKNKNFRDQENFFIIEGFHLVEEALKKDIVVEIYASVEFKNAIKVSQSIIDSISSNKTSQPIIAICKKMNVNYEVKSKRILVLENINDPGNLGTLVRSAFAFGFNDVIVEGVDIYNHKFLQASQGAFFYVNLIKVKNAVDFLKSLHNYQIYVTTLRSDAFEYDAVENPKWLALVLGNEANGISLEMEKLASKLIYIKTNFESLNVASAGAILLNHFKNLN is encoded by the coding sequence ATGACTAATGCAAAATTAAAATATTTGAAAAAATTAAAAAATAAAAATTTTCGTGATCAAGAAAACTTTTTCATTATTGAAGGATTTCATTTAGTAGAAGAAGCATTAAAAAAAGATATAGTGGTAGAAATTTATGCTTCAGTAGAGTTTAAAAATGCTATTAAAGTTTCTCAAAGCATTATTGATTCGATAAGTAGTAACAAAACTAGTCAACCGATTATTGCGATTTGTAAAAAAATGAATGTAAATTATGAAGTTAAATCTAAACGAATTTTAGTTCTTGAAAATATAAATGATCCAGGTAATTTGGGCACTCTTGTTAGAAGTGCTTTTGCTTTTGGTTTTAATGATGTAATTGTTGAAGGTGTCGATATTTACAATCATAAATTTTTACAAGCTTCTCAAGGCGCATTTTTTTATGTAAATTTAATTAAAGTCAAAAATGCAGTGGATTTTTTAAAATCTTTACATAATTATCAAATATATGTTACTACTCTTCGTTCTGATGCTTTTGAATATGATGCAGTTGAAAATCCAAAATGATTAGCGCTTGTTTTAGGAAATGAAGCAAATGGAATTAGCTTAGAAATGGAGAAATTAGCATCAAAGCTTATTTATATTAAAACAAATTTTGAAAGTTTAAATGTAGCATCTGCAGGAGCAATTTTACTTAATCACTTTAAAAACCTTAATTAA
- a CDS encoding ribonuclease HIII, with amino-acid sequence MNFNEYVTIGSDETGVGDYLSPIVACAVFLNPENISKINKLDIKDSKLLTDKKIKEIAKELKKLVSHSINYFSQKGYNNLNKFFNAHEIKMFLHLKSINFLEQKHQNIDYVIIDAFSDEKNIDKYIEKLVNNKKFMLQNIKSEKKIIQKAESLSLSVACASILARNYLLEKMEEQNIKYNSIFPLGTNSIVENFTLKFVEKNGFEELYNVAKIKFKTTEKLFGLKKA; translated from the coding sequence ATGAATTTCAATGAATATGTAACAATTGGAAGTGATGAAACAGGTGTAGGAGATTATTTAAGTCCTATTGTTGCTTGTGCAGTGTTTTTAAATCCTGAAAATATTTCGAAAATCAATAAATTAGATATAAAGGATTCAAAATTGCTAACTGATAAAAAAATTAAAGAAATAGCAAAAGAATTAAAAAAACTTGTTAGTCATTCTATTAATTATTTTTCCCAAAAAGGCTATAATAATTTGAACAAATTTTTCAATGCTCATGAAATAAAAATGTTCTTGCATTTGAAAAGCATCAATTTTTTAGAGCAAAAGCACCAAAACATAGATTATGTAATCATCGATGCTTTTTCAGATGAAAAAAATATCGATAAATATATAGAAAAACTTGTTAATAACAAAAAATTTATGTTGCAAAATATTAAAAGTGAAAAAAAAATAATTCAAAAAGCTGAATCTTTATCATTATCAGTTGCTTGTGCATCAATTTTAGCAAGAAATTATTTGTTGGAAAAAATGGAAGAACAAAATATAAAATACAATTCAATTTTTCCATTAGGAACAAATTCAATTGTAGAAAATTTCACATTAAAATTTGTTGAGAAAAATGGTTTTGAAGAGCTGTACAATGTTGCAAAAATTAAATTTAAAACAACAGAAAAACTTTTTGGACTTAAAAAAGCATAA
- a CDS encoding UTP--glucose-1-phosphate uridylyltransferase → MNKKVRKAIIPAAGWGTRFLPITKVIHKELLPILKKPAIEILIEEAFEAGIEEIILVISSRKQELKRYFEVNHDLELELFKNKKWDLLKSLKTTNINAKIRIVYQEKQLGLGHAIAVGAQWIDDEPFAVILGDDLIKSKEPAIKQLIREFDDKQASILGVQAVEERDLNKYGVVVPFKGYDPKDKSFKIIGAVEKPKIENAPSNKAILGRYIFTPRIIDILTNLKPSKTSNEIDVIDAFSKLLKEEDIYAYQFSGTRYDIGNIEGFVKATIDYALDDDKLREVVLEHIKEKV, encoded by the coding sequence ATGAATAAAAAAGTAAGAAAAGCAATTATCCCAGCAGCAGGATGAGGTACAAGATTTTTACCAATAACAAAAGTAATCCACAAAGAACTACTACCAATTTTAAAAAAACCAGCAATTGAAATTTTAATTGAGGAAGCATTTGAAGCAGGAATTGAAGAGATTATTTTGGTTATTTCTAGTAGAAAGCAAGAACTAAAAAGATATTTTGAAGTCAATCACGATTTAGAGTTAGAATTATTTAAAAACAAAAAATGAGACCTTCTTAAATCATTAAAAACAACTAATATTAATGCAAAAATTAGAATTGTTTACCAAGAAAAACAACTTGGTTTAGGACATGCAATAGCAGTGGGAGCACAATGGATTGATGATGAACCATTCGCAGTAATTTTAGGGGATGATCTAATTAAATCAAAAGAACCAGCAATAAAACAACTTATTAGAGAATTTGATGATAAGCAAGCTTCGATTTTAGGTGTACAAGCAGTTGAAGAAAGGGATTTAAATAAATATGGTGTTGTTGTTCCTTTTAAAGGATACGATCCTAAAGATAAAAGCTTTAAAATTATAGGAGCAGTTGAAAAACCGAAAATTGAAAATGCTCCTTCCAATAAAGCGATTCTTGGAAGATATATTTTTACTCCAAGAATAATTGATATTTTGACAAATCTAAAACCTTCAAAAACAAGTAATGAAATAGATGTTATAGATGCCTTTTCAAAATTATTAAAAGAAGAAGATATTTATGCTTACCAATTCTCAGGGACAAGATACGATATAGGTAATATTGAAGGATTTGTAAAAGCTACAATTGATTATGCTTTAGATGATGATAAACTAAGAGAAGTGGTTTTAGAACACATTAAAGAGAAAGTTTAA
- a CDS encoding Cof-type HAD-IIB family hydrolase encodes MSTNSKKYLFAIDLDGTVLSNSLTNDIHPITEKAIKRAIQEGHIVTIITGRPWRSTQPTYERLGLRTIVGNYNGAHIHNPKDEYFQQYISHVNLNEMLYILGDKRVKESISNIAFEGPGWVQLDKRDENLERVFGFDTAVKFAVGLDLTKLPLKPTGVIIDIREGVDAARLKRYLDRKFGDLGEFSYWSKGEGLTPVLDIVDVGVKKSKVISLLIRYYDIELKNTISFGDGLNDLSMFRTTHIAVAMANSEEEVKKTSTVISTLRNDEGAVGAYINYFLENAEEEIEKSDKVRKKIIEPTIF; translated from the coding sequence ATGAGCACAAATTCAAAAAAATATCTTTTTGCAATTGATTTAGATGGAACTGTTTTATCCAATAGTTTGACAAATGATATCCATCCTATTACAGAAAAAGCTATTAAAAGAGCAATACAAGAAGGCCACATAGTAACAATTATTACAGGAAGACCTTGAAGAAGTACCCAACCAACATATGAAAGACTCGGACTAAGAACAATTGTTGGAAATTACAATGGAGCACATATTCACAACCCAAAAGATGAATATTTTCAACAATATATTTCGCATGTAAATTTAAATGAAATGCTTTATATCTTAGGGGATAAAAGAGTCAAAGAAAGTATTTCCAATATTGCTTTCGAAGGTCCGGGGTGAGTCCAATTGGATAAAAGAGACGAAAACTTAGAAAGAGTTTTTGGTTTTGATACTGCTGTAAAATTTGCAGTTGGTCTTGACTTAACAAAATTACCTTTAAAACCTACTGGTGTTATTATTGATATAAGAGAAGGCGTTGATGCTGCAAGATTGAAAAGATATTTAGATAGAAAATTTGGTGATTTAGGGGAATTTAGTTATTGATCTAAAGGAGAAGGTTTAACTCCAGTTTTGGATATAGTAGATGTAGGTGTGAAAAAATCAAAAGTTATATCTTTATTGATAAGATATTATGATATTGAGTTAAAAAATACTATAAGTTTTGGTGATGGACTCAACGATTTAAGTATGTTTAGAACAACTCATATTGCAGTAGCAATGGCAAATAGTGAAGAAGAAGTGAAAAAAACTTCTACAGTTATTTCAACTTTAAGAAACGATGAAGGAGCTGTTGGAGCATATATTAATTACTTTCTAGAAAATGCTGAAGAAGAAATTGAAAAATCTGATAAAGTTAGAAAAAAAATAATTGAACCAACAATTTTTTAA
- a CDS encoding tRNA (cytidine(34)-2'-O)-methyltransferase, protein MINIVLFQPEIPPNTGNIIRTCKATQAKLHIIKPIAFDLDPKYLKRSAAGWILEDIEHEVYETYDDFLKKHSEKSIYYLTRYGKINYSDVNFKKYQNNDDLFVMFGTESTGIPKKILKNNLENCLRIPMDKDMRSLNLANTVFLIAYEIQRQWNFEKLSKYEVQKGQDFLLND, encoded by the coding sequence ATGATTAATATTGTCTTATTTCAACCTGAAATACCACCAAATACAGGTAATATCATTAGAACTTGCAAAGCAACGCAAGCAAAACTGCATATTATCAAACCAATTGCTTTTGATCTTGATCCAAAATATTTAAAACGTTCTGCAGCTGGTTGAATTTTAGAAGATATTGAGCATGAAGTTTATGAAACATATGATGATTTTTTAAAAAAACATAGTGAAAAGAGCATTTACTATCTAACAAGATATGGAAAAATTAATTATAGTGATGTAAATTTTAAAAAATATCAAAATAATGATGATTTATTTGTCATGTTTGGAACAGAATCAACAGGAATACCAAAAAAAATTTTAAAAAATAATCTAGAAAATTGCTTAAGAATTCCAATGGATAAAGACATGAGAAGTTTGAATTTAGCAAATACAGTTTTTTTAATTGCATATGAAATTCAGAGGCAATGAAATTTTGAAAAATTATCTAAATATGAAGTACAAAAAGGGCAAGATTTTTTATTAAATGACTAA
- the argS gene encoding arginine--tRNA ligase, with translation MKLLIKEALEDALLKLNISRKVILTDAKDFGDFSSNIAMVLQKDLGKNPLEIAQMIVEKINKEKFLIEKIEIVKPGFINFFLDHKFYVYLLEKFSKNDFLIELEKTYTYNLEYVSANPTGFLHIGHARGAAIGDTLANILEFANNKVIREYYVNDAGNQISILAYALYIRYQQILGNKTLNLPEDSYHGEDIKYFAKIFHKKYQEKFKNVDYSLEVENFFKDEGVKIALEKIKLDLKTFRVEFDLYTSEKSIYPLIEKSLKKLKNTYEQDGALWLKTTDYGDDKDRVLIKNDGTYTYFAPDLAYHYVKKTRSENVDYLIDFFGADHIGYVKRMQIALEQFGFSKDTLNVLILEMVKLRKNGTEFVMSKRKGTAISLEDLIELIGVDNARFFLVDHSSSSKLDLEIDLIAEKNLSNGAFIIQYAYARTNSILEKTKVTLDVKLIRKPFDDKFEMKLVNVLKEFPILIEKIAENFKIHLLSQYLITLAKSFNSFYSNSKIIDSEEELKLILLVKATQAVLKKGLDLLKVEAPERI, from the coding sequence ATGAAACTTTTGATTAAAGAAGCACTTGAAGATGCTTTATTAAAATTAAACATTAGTAGAAAAGTTATTCTGACAGATGCAAAAGATTTTGGAGATTTTTCTTCAAATATTGCAATGGTTTTGCAAAAAGATTTAGGGAAAAACCCTTTAGAAATTGCTCAAATGATTGTTGAAAAAATTAACAAGGAAAAATTTTTAATTGAAAAAATAGAAATTGTTAAACCAGGATTTATAAATTTTTTTCTAGATCACAAATTTTATGTTTATTTATTAGAAAAATTTAGCAAAAATGATTTTTTAATTGAACTAGAAAAAACTTACACTTATAATCTTGAATATGTTAGTGCAAATCCAACAGGTTTTTTACATATTGGACATGCAAGAGGCGCAGCAATTGGCGATACTTTGGCAAATATTTTAGAGTTTGCAAATAATAAAGTAATTCGAGAATATTATGTTAATGATGCAGGAAATCAAATAAGCATTCTTGCTTATGCGCTTTATATAAGATATCAACAAATTTTAGGAAACAAAACTTTAAATTTGCCAGAAGATTCATATCACGGTGAAGATATTAAATATTTTGCAAAAATTTTTCACAAAAAATATCAAGAGAAATTTAAAAATGTTGATTATTCATTAGAAGTTGAAAATTTTTTTAAGGATGAAGGAGTAAAAATAGCTCTTGAAAAAATTAAGTTAGATTTAAAAACTTTTAGAGTTGAATTTGATCTTTATACTTCTGAAAAATCTATTTATCCATTAATAGAAAAATCTTTAAAAAAATTGAAAAATACTTATGAACAAGATGGTGCTCTTTGATTAAAAACAACTGATTATGGCGATGATAAGGATCGTGTTTTAATTAAAAATGATGGAACTTATACTTATTTTGCTCCTGATTTAGCATATCACTATGTTAAAAAAACAAGAAGTGAAAACGTTGATTACTTAATAGATTTTTTTGGTGCTGATCATATTGGATATGTAAAAAGAATGCAAATAGCTCTTGAACAATTTGGTTTTAGTAAAGACACTTTAAATGTTCTAATTTTAGAAATGGTAAAATTAAGGAAAAATGGAACCGAATTTGTTATGTCAAAAAGAAAAGGAACTGCTATTTCATTAGAGGATTTGATAGAATTGATTGGTGTGGATAATGCAAGGTTTTTCTTAGTTGATCATTCTTCAAGTTCAAAATTAGATTTAGAAATTGACTTAATTGCAGAAAAAAATTTAAGTAATGGAGCTTTTATAATACAATATGCATATGCAAGAACAAATTCAATTTTAGAAAAAACAAAAGTAACTTTAGATGTAAAATTAATTAGAAAACCTTTTGATGACAAATTTGAAATGAAATTAGTTAATGTTTTAAAGGAATTTCCAATTTTAATTGAAAAAATTGCAGAAAATTTTAAAATTCATTTATTAAGTCAATATTTAATTACTTTAGCTAAAAGTTTTAATTCTTTTTATTCTAATTCAAAGATAATTGATTCAGAAGAAGAACTAAAATTAATTTTATTAGTAAAAGCAACACAAGCAGTATTAAAAAAAGGATTGGATCTATTAAAAGTAGAGGCACCAGAAAGGATATAA
- the rpoE gene encoding DNA-directed RNA polymerase subunit delta, with product MTTIDVIMKAFQNEESLNFEGIFSFLEKEFKPLWEQEATTKNITYENLLVKKRGEVYKLLTIHGDFVKLKENKWTTYKLKMENSL from the coding sequence ATGACAACAATTGATGTAATTATGAAAGCGTTCCAAAACGAAGAGAGTTTAAATTTCGAAGGAATTTTTTCTTTTTTAGAAAAAGAATTTAAACCACTTTGAGAACAAGAAGCGACAACAAAAAATATTACCTATGAAAATTTACTTGTAAAAAAACGTGGAGAAGTTTATAAATTATTAACTATCCATGGTGATTTTGTAAAGTTAAAAGAAAATAAGTGAACAACATACAAATTAAAAATGGAAAATTCTTTATAA
- the ylqF gene encoding ribosome biogenesis GTPase YlqF, giving the protein MFQWFPGHMAKALRQIKEKEKFVDFFIIVLDSRAPISTYNKEFDKISPKKPRLFIINKIDYGDVKKYQKLERYFRTENSDVLFTNLKKQNTRSIIIKSVDKLLFKKTEYDKKRGLLNPFTVGMILGLPNTGKSTLINLLANKSKTKVANTPGVTRGQQLVITERFKLFDTPGILFPKIEYELDAIKIAMIGSIKWEIINQKELFFGSYKLLSEYYPEEIEKLGLQPSFDDNQIFISLEQIGKKHNFYLKDKQIDENRTIIFFNNYVKNLKNVTYDRL; this is encoded by the coding sequence ATGTTTCAATGATTTCCTGGCCACATGGCAAAAGCTTTAAGACAAATCAAAGAAAAAGAGAAATTTGTTGATTTTTTTATTATTGTTTTAGATTCAAGAGCACCTATTAGTACTTATAATAAAGAATTTGATAAAATTAGTCCTAAAAAACCAAGACTTTTTATTATTAATAAAATTGATTATGGCGATGTTAAAAAGTACCAAAAATTGGAAAGATATTTTAGAACTGAAAATTCCGATGTTTTGTTTACAAATCTGAAAAAGCAGAATACAAGATCGATTATTATCAAAAGTGTTGATAAACTTCTATTTAAAAAAACAGAATATGATAAAAAAAGAGGCCTTTTAAATCCTTTTACTGTTGGTATGATTTTAGGGTTACCAAACACAGGTAAGAGCACACTAATTAATTTACTAGCAAATAAATCCAAAACAAAAGTTGCTAATACGCCAGGAGTAACAAGAGGTCAACAATTAGTAATTACTGAGAGATTTAAATTATTTGATACTCCAGGAATCTTATTTCCGAAAATTGAATATGAATTAGATGCAATAAAAATTGCAATGATTGGTTCTATAAAATGAGAAATTATTAATCAAAAGGAATTATTTTTTGGATCTTATAAATTACTTAGTGAATATTATCCAGAAGAAATAGAAAAACTAGGTCTCCAACCTAGTTTTGATGATAATCAAATTTTTATTTCACTTGAACAAATTGGAAAAAAACATAATTTTTATTTAAAAGACAAACAAATTGATGAAAATAGGACCATTATTTTTTTCAATAATTATGTAAAAAACTTGAAAAATGTTACTTATGATAGGTTATAA
- the plsY gene encoding glycerol-3-phosphate 1-O-acyltransferase PlsY: MSLEVIFGSNILLILVAYFIGSINFSIIVSKIFKKSDIREKGSKNAGATNMARNFGFKIGFLVFFLDVSKSFWFAIISAILRDFVPFFGAVITQLVVLFVIIGHVFPIYFKFKGGKGAATNLGMIASLNIILAIIGGIIFFAMIFRWKIVSLGSFITPFILVIFMIIPWMNSSIIAYVGYSDFYQPVRESFQGAWYLSSLFLFLAALIILFTHIPNIKKLIKKEESVLKFSKKSKKLA; the protein is encoded by the coding sequence ATGTCTTTAGAGGTTATTTTTGGTTCAAATATTTTGCTAATATTAGTAGCTTATTTTATTGGTTCAATAAATTTTTCTATCATTGTTTCTAAAATTTTTAAAAAATCAGACATTAGAGAAAAGGGTTCAAAAAATGCAGGAGCCACTAACATGGCAAGAAATTTTGGTTTTAAAATAGGTTTTTTAGTATTTTTTTTAGATGTTTCAAAATCTTTTTGATTTGCTATAATTTCAGCAATTCTAAGAGATTTTGTCCCTTTTTTTGGAGCTGTTATTACTCAATTAGTTGTTCTTTTTGTAATTATTGGGCATGTTTTCCCAATCTACTTCAAATTTAAAGGCGGGAAAGGCGCTGCTACAAATTTAGGAATGATCGCTTCTTTAAATATAATTCTTGCAATAATAGGTGGAATTATATTTTTTGCAATGATTTTTAGATGAAAAATTGTTTCTCTAGGCTCTTTTATTACACCATTCATTCTAGTAATTTTTATGATTATACCCTGAATGAATTCATCAATTATTGCTTATGTAGGTTATTCAGATTTTTATCAACCTGTAAGAGAATCATTTCAAGGTGCATGATATTTATCTTCTCTATTCTTATTTTTAGCAGCTCTTATTATTTTGTTTACACATATTCCTAATATTAAAAAGTTAATAAAAAAAGAAGAATCTGTTCTTAAGTTTTCTAAAAAGTCGAAAAAACTAGCATAA
- a CDS encoding thermonuclease family protein yields the protein MFLLKISISFLFIISCSTQNENFYKDIKSIEILDGDTLSINSKQIRLFGVDTPEKFHYWENNIESNGLEYFFAIEAKKFTESFFNSLREIIISPKSKDKFGRLIARIQNNKKDLALEIIKNGLGIVQYVSLDKKSPFFTRDTNYFYSLLEAQNIAIKLKKGFWQFENISIKTIFPNPNVNLI from the coding sequence ATGTTTCTTTTAAAAATTTCTATTTCCTTTCTTTTTATTATAAGTTGTTCTACCCAGAATGAAAATTTTTATAAAGATATAAAATCTATAGAAATTTTAGATGGAGATACACTAAGTATTAATTCTAAGCAAATTAGATTATTTGGAGTAGACACCCCTGAGAAATTTCATTATTGGGAAAATAACATTGAATCCAATGGTTTAGAGTATTTTTTTGCAATTGAAGCAAAAAAATTTACTGAATCATTTTTCAATAGTTTGAGAGAAATAATAATTTCTCCAAAATCTAAAGATAAATTTGGTAGATTGATAGCTAGAATTCAAAACAATAAAAAAGATCTTGCTCTAGAGATAATAAAAAATGGTTTAGGAATAGTCCAATATGTTTCATTAGACAAAAAAAGTCCTTTTTTTACTAGAGACACAAATTATTTTTATTCGCTTCTTGAAGCTCAAAATATAGCTATAAAATTAAAAAAAGGTTTTTGACAATTTGAAAATATTTCCATTAAGACAATTTTTCCAAATCCAAATGTGAATTTAATTTAA
- the rpmE gene encoding 50S ribosomal protein L31 — MKPNIHPEYKNITLTCSTCEKKHIFGSTAKKSSVDVCSNCHPFFTGDRSIQRTTGRVDRFNRRLTKSAEK; from the coding sequence ATGAAACCAAATATCCATCCAGAATATAAAAATATTACTTTAACATGTTCAACGTGTGAAAAAAAGCATATTTTTGGTTCTACAGCAAAAAAATCTAGTGTTGATGTTTGCTCTAATTGTCATCCTTTCTTTACAGGTGATCGTTCAATCCAAAGAACAACAGGAAGAGTTGATCGTTTCAATCGTCGTTTAACAAAATCTGCTGAAAAATAA
- the tsaD gene encoding tRNA (adenosine(37)-N6)-threonylcarbamoyltransferase complex transferase subunit TsaD — protein MIILGIESSHDDTSIAILENKKVLFQLSLSQVKTHEKFGGTIPEIASREHVKNINILLTMLIEKFDLSKLDYIAYTEKPGLIGALQIGFLFASALSISLNKKLIPINHLEAHFFSSEITNEILYPAVGLVVSGGHSLIYYVKNVNSLEIIGETLDDAIGEVFDKISRKLNLGFPGGPIIDRISSEIVGDIKFTIPKTERDLDFSFSGIKTQVINYINNSKNLDINNVASSFQKTTIDYIEEKLKLAIKKHHPQSLVVGGGVSANTELRKRLSTLHANVLFPKKEYTTDNGAMIAITAFLKLNKSS, from the coding sequence ATGATAATTTTAGGAATTGAGAGTAGTCATGATGATACTTCTATTGCAATTTTAGAAAATAAAAAAGTTTTATTTCAATTAAGTTTAAGTCAAGTTAAAACACATGAAAAATTTGGGGGTACTATACCAGAAATTGCTAGTAGAGAACATGTAAAAAATATTAACATTCTTTTGACAATGTTAATAGAAAAATTTGATTTATCAAAACTTGATTACATTGCTTATACAGAAAAACCAGGATTAATCGGAGCCTTACAAATAGGATTTTTATTTGCAAGTGCTCTTTCTATTTCTTTAAATAAAAAATTAATTCCTATAAATCATCTTGAAGCTCATTTTTTTAGTAGTGAAATAACAAATGAAATTTTGTACCCAGCAGTAGGACTAGTTGTTTCAGGGGGACATAGTCTAATTTATTATGTTAAAAATGTAAATTCTTTAGAAATTATTGGTGAAACACTGGATGATGCAATTGGAGAAGTTTTTGATAAAATTTCTAGAAAACTTAATTTAGGTTTCCCTGGAGGACCAATCATTGATAGAATTTCAAGTGAAATTGTTGGAGATATCAAATTTACAATCCCTAAAACAGAAAGGGATTTAGATTTTTCGTTTAGTGGAATTAAAACTCAAGTTATAAATTACATAAATAATTCTAAAAATTTAGATATTAATAATGTTGCGTCTAGCTTCCAAAAAACAACAATTGATTATATTGAGGAAAAACTTAAATTAGCAATTAAAAAACACCATCCACAATCTCTTGTTGTAGGTGGTGGTGTTAGTGCAAATACAGAATTGAGAAAAAGATTATCTACGTTGCATGCAAATGTTTTATTTCCAAAAAAAGAATATACAACAGATAATGGAGCTATGATTGCAATAACAGCTTTTTTGAAATTAAATAAGTCTAGTTAA
- the fba gene encoding class II fructose-1,6-bisphosphate aldolase, whose amino-acid sequence MNKTKLVNAKEMLKKAYLGKYAIPHINTNNLEWTKTILLTAQEMNSPLIIGASEGAIKYMGGMKTVHALVSSLIEDLKITVPIALHLDHGSYEGVEKALEAGFTSIMFDGSHLSFEENYKKSKELIKKAAPYNVSFEVEVGSIGGEEDGIIGEGEIADPKEALKMSNLGVDVVAAGIGNIHGPYPASWKSLNFDALKNIEQEIKKGIVLHGGSGIPTDQIKKAISLGVSKININSELQWANKKAIKEFVISGKIDVDKNYDPRKIYAPGIKAMAEVIKEKIIELGSQNKA is encoded by the coding sequence ATGAACAAAACAAAATTAGTAAATGCAAAAGAAATGCTTAAAAAAGCCTATTTAGGTAAATATGCAATTCCACACATTAACACAAACAATTTAGAATGAACAAAAACAATTCTTTTAACAGCCCAAGAAATGAATTCGCCTTTGATTATTGGGGCTAGTGAAGGTGCTATTAAATATATGGGAGGAATGAAAACTGTTCATGCCTTAGTTTCATCTCTAATTGAAGATTTAAAAATTACTGTGCCTATTGCTCTACATTTAGATCATGGATCATATGAAGGTGTAGAAAAAGCTCTTGAAGCAGGATTTACATCAATAATGTTTGATGGAAGTCATTTATCTTTTGAAGAGAACTATAAAAAATCAAAGGAACTTATTAAAAAAGCAGCACCATATAATGTAAGTTTTGAAGTTGAAGTTGGCTCAATTGGTGGAGAAGAAGATGGAATAATTGGAGAAGGAGAAATTGCAGATCCTAAAGAAGCACTTAAAATGTCTAATTTAGGAGTGGATGTTGTTGCAGCTGGAATTGGAAATATTCATGGCCCATACCCAGCATCTTGAAAATCTCTAAATTTTGATGCTTTAAAAAATATTGAACAAGAAATTAAAAAAGGTATTGTTTTACATGGAGGAAGTGGAATTCCAACCGATCAAATTAAAAAGGCTATTTCTTTAGGAGTCTCAAAAATTAATATCAACTCGGAATTACAATGAGCAAACAAAAAAGCAATTAAGGAATTTGTTATTTCAGGAAAAATTGATGTTGATAAAAACTATGACCCTAGAAAAATTTATGCTCCTGGTATAAAAGCAATGGCAGAAGTAATTAAAGAAAAAATTATTGAACTTGGCTCACAAAATAAAGCTTAA